The region CTGTCACCGTCGGGGTCACGAATTAGTTGTTGTTGCGCTTTGCACTTAACAGGGCGTCAAGTTTCTTGTCTATAGAGTCGAGACGCTTTTCAATGCGTTTCTGATCTTCTTTGCGGATCTGCTTCAGATGCGCCAACTCCTGCGAGTTTGTGGTGATCCGCTTGTCCAGATCATTGAGATATAAAATACCCGACACCAGTAATGCTATGGTGGTCAGGATATGAGCCAGATTCAGCTCCTTTTTCATTTGCCATTGATCGGCTTGCATGGTTTGGCCACCTCCTCATTCATAGTTACCCCCAATTTAAGACTGCCACTGACCACTGAGCATTTGCTGTGCCAGCTCCTGGGCACGTTCCGGAACTTGCCTGGCCCAGCGGCTATCCAGCATTTCCAGTGCAGCCCGCTCAAAGTCACCATTTTGTACTGCATCCAGCATGTTACTAAAGCCCAGCAATCCCTGTACGCCGAGGTTAAAGGCCATATTCGTCAATACCGCCTGACGGGCCTCATTACAGTAAGAGGTATCCACTCGCCGTCGCACTCCAGCCTGCGCATTGGCCACGTCTTGTGCCAGCAGCTGCTCGGCTTCTTCTTCGGCTATGCCGTTTTGTTCCAGATTTCTGCCATACCCGATTGTGAGTTTGCCAGCCGTACAGTAGTAAGGGAAACGACGAAATCCCTCATGCTTTTTTATCTGCTCAACTGTGTTCATAATTGTCATGGTGCCCTCCTTAAGGCTGACACAAGGTCTGCAATAAACTGCGTTCCGCTTTAACCAGCCAAAACTCTAACGATCGCTTTGAGTCAAAGCCCAGTGTTTTTGCAACCTGAGCTATGTCTCCTTCGACCAGATACTTGCCCCGCAGTGCTCGAATGCATTCAGGCCGCAATTGTGCAATTTGCTGCGTCAGTGCCTCTATTTCTTCGGGAACACTCATCATATCGCTGCTCACATAGCGAGCGCTGGAGTCACCTATCCGCTCGGTTACAGCCTGACGGCTGAATCCTTTTCCCAGTTCTTTTGCTCGCCAGAAGCGACCCCAGCGTTTTAAAGCACTGCGTAGCTGCTTAATGGTTGGTTGTGTCATCATCATTGATCTTTCCTATTACTTCTAAAATATCGAGTGAGTAAACATCCTCGACCAGACCGACAACGTCGTTCCACCTAGGGCTGTATTCTTTATTTTCCCACCGTCTCAGTGTGCGCTCTTCAACGCCATAATGTGCCGCGGACTCAGCCTGAGTGTAACCTCTCAGACGACGGGCGAATCTCAGGATATCTGCACCCAAAGGGGTTCTTTTTTGCTGCGTTAACCGCGGCTTTGCATACATATATTGCTTCATCGTTTTCCTTATACTGTGAAGTCATTCATTCAACTAAACAGCATCCTATACGCGGCTTGCGGTATGCAGCACTCAGTATGCAATGACGAGCTAAAGTAAGCTGTCACAGACAACCGTGGTCACTGTTTATATTTGTGGTCATTGAATTAAGCTGATGCGTTAGTGAACTAAGTAGGCTGTTCACTCACTCCATGTAACATCCGCTGTTATAAGTGTGCAGGCGCCGGGACTGAAGGAAAAGTGCGCTGATGCAGAAATCGCATCACATGTTTACAACTCCATGTCATAGCTTTATCAAGCTTAGGGCTATAATACCTTTTTCATTGGTCCAAAACAGGTCAAAAATGCCCTAACAATTATAAAGTTAAAATTCAGCTCAGATTCTTATAGAAACTCACTTGCAGATCTTGACACCAGAGCAGAAAGTTAACAATTGTAAATTTCAAGAGGGCGTTCTGCACAAAATGGTCTGTGTACCAGACAAAGATTGCCCCAATGCACGGCATTCACTAAAATAACCACATCTAAACAAAGAGAAGCAAAATTCATGGCTCAATATATCTATACAATGTCGCGGGTGAGCAAAGTAGTGCCACCCAAACGCACAATCCTAAAAGATATTTCTCTGTGCTTTTTTCCCGGTGCCAAAATCGGTGTCCTTGGTCTGAACGGTGCAGGTAAATCAACCCTGCTACGCATTATGGCTGGGGTAGATACTGAGTTTGAAGGGGAAGCACGTCCACAACCGGGCACAAAAATTGGCTACCTGCCACAGGAGCCGGTGCTGGATGAAAGCAAAACGGTCCGTGAAACCATTGAAGAAGCAGTGAGTGAAGTAAAACGCGCACTGAGCCGTCTGGATGAAGTATACGCTGAGTATGCAATGGAAGACGCTGACTTTGATGCATTGGCGAAAGAACAAGGTGAGCTGGAAGCAATTATTCAGGCACATGACGGCCACAATCTGGACAACGCACTAGAGCGTGCAGCCGACGCACTGCGTCTGCCTGAGTGGGATGCCAAAATTGAGCATCTGTCTGGGGGGGAGCGTCGCCGGGTTGCAATTTGTCGTCTGTTACTTGAAAAGCCAGACATGCTGTTACTGGACGAACCGACCAACCACCTGGATGCAGAATCGGTTGCCTGGTTAGAACGTTTCTTGCACGATTACGAAGGTACCGTGGTTGCCATTACCCACGACCGTTACTTCCTCGACAACGTTGCAGGTTGGATCCTCGAACTGGACCGCGGCCATGGTATTCCATGGGAAGGCAACTACTCTTCATGGCTGGAGCAAAAAGATGCTCGTCTGAAGCAAGAAGAGAAGTCTGAAAAAGCACGCCAAAAGTCTATTGAGAAAGAGCTTGAGTGGGTTCGCTCGAATCCCAAAGGTCGTCAGGCTAAATCTAAAGCTCGTATGGCACAGTTTAGTGAACTACAGCAGTCGGATTACCAAAAGCGTAACGAAACCAATGAACTGTTTATTCCACCTGGACCTCGTCTGGGCGATCAGGTCATTGAAGTGAACAACCTGACCAAGAGCTTTGGCGATCGCGTACTGATCGACAACTTAAGCTTCTCTGTACCAAAAGGTGCAATCGTTGGGATTATTGGTGCCAACGGTGCCGGTAAGTCAACCCTGTTCAGAATGCTAAGCGGTCAACACCAGCCAGACAGTGGTGAAATTGTACTGGGTGAAACCGTGGAGCTGGCCACCGTTGAGCAGTTCCGTGATGATATGGATGGCAACAACACCGTATTCCAGGAAGTGTCAGACGGTCAGGACATCCTGAAAATTGGTAACTTTGAAGTGCCCAGCCGTGCCTACGTAGGCCGCTTTAACTTTAAGGGCAACGACCAGCAGAAGTTCGTAAAAGAGCTCTCTGGTGGTGAGCGCAACCGACTGCACCTGGCTAAACTGCTAAAAGCGGGTGGTAACGTAATCCTGCTGGATGAGCCGACCAATGACCTGGATGTTGAAACCCTGCGTGCACTGGAAAACGCCATCCTGGAATTCCCGGGCTGCGTAATGTGTATTTCGCACGACCGTTGGTTCCTTGACCGTATTGCGACGCATATTCTGGATTACCGCGACGAAGGCCAGGTGAACTTCTTCGACGGTAACTATACCGAATACGAAGAGTGGCTGAAAAAGACCTATGGTGCAGAAGCCGCGGAGCCTAAGCGCATCAAGTACAAGAAAATTGGTTAATCACCAGAAAAAGCCCTGATTTTCAGGGCTTTTTTATGTCTGATTTAAACCAGAAATTAGCCCGTGAAGTGGAGACTCAGCAAAAAACTGGCTAAGCTATAGATAAACAAGCTAAGAGAAGACTAATGAAAGAACGTAGACGATTTTCACGCGTACTGTTTTCCAACCCGGCCGTACTCATGACTGCCAGTGGGGACTACAGGTGCGAAGTGATCGACCTGTCACTGAATGGCGCCCTGCTGACTTTGCCTGTGGGATATGTGCCCCTCAAAGACGAGCCAGCCAGCTTGCGCTTTGCTCTACCGCAAAGTGACATACAGATTGCAATGGAAGTGCAGATCCGTCACATCGAAGAAGGCCACCTTGGCGTACATTGCAGTCAGATTGATCTCGACAGTGTGACTCATTTGAAGCGACTGATTGAGCTAAATCTGGGTGATGATGATGTACTACACCGAGATTTGGAACAGCTAATCCTGCACGACTAAGCCTTCACAGCCTGCGTGTTTGCCCTGTTACTAACCATTGGCAGGGCCTCGCCTGCTATTACACACCACAAGCAGCCACCTGAACCCAGGCGCCACAGCACTTCTCTGTGACCTTTCCTGACTTTATCTGAAACTCTTAAAAATTTAATCAATTGATAGTTATGTAAATATCAGATTGACCTCTTCAAACACAAATAACTTCACATAAAGATACTTGACAAAAAGATAGCCCACCAATAATCTCTATATCAAGATTAATCACGACAAGATATTTTTAAAAACGGAGAAAAGCGATGAACAGATCCATTGAATTGCTCAGATCAGCAATGCCATGGCAGTACAAACGTGCAGGGCACACCCTATGGTGGTTACTCGTCGCTATGGTTGCTCCTGTTATCTGGGGAGCACATACGTTGTCACTACAGAAATGTTGCCAGCTGATAGCCCTTTAATGGCAGCTGTATTCAGAGCGCTACCTGCGGGTCTGCTATTACTCTTTTTTACCCGTGTGTTACCTCAAGGACGCTGGTGGTTACGCACACTCATTCTCGGGGTACTGAATATTGGCGGATTTTTTTATTGCCTGTTTGTGACGGCTTACCAGCTTCCGGGCTCAGTGGCAGCACTGGTAATGTCGAGCCAACCGATCCTGGTCATGATACTGGGTGCGTTATTTCTCAAAGAGTCTCTTAAGCTTAATCAGTTCATTGCTTGCCTGACAGGCATTGCAGGCCTGTCAATCTTGGTTCTCGAACCCAGTATGGTGTTGCCTGCACAAGGCGTGCTGGCCGGGCTGGCTGGTGCAGCGTCGATGGCTACTGGTCTGGTGCTGACCAAAAAGTGGGGGAAACCAGAGGGTGTGTCTGTTGCTACATTCACAGGTTGGCAACTCACCGTTGGGGGACTCTTTTTGCTCCCGTTCGGGCTCATACAAGAGGGCTTACCCGCCACATTCACTGTTAATAATCTGCTGGGATATGGGTATCTGAGCCTGGTCGGTGCGCTGCTGGCTTATCTGATATGGTTCAAAGCCATTGAACAATTGCCCGTATTCAGCGTGTCTTTTGTGTCGTTCGCCAGCCCGCTGAGTGCAGCATTATTGGGGTATTTCATTCTCGATGAAACCCTGACATTTAACCAATTGCTTGGCGCCGGGGCTATTGTGCTGGCCATTGTTATCTCTCAGCGCCACGCTTTTGCCCCCTCGAAGGTTGCAGGCTCAAGCACCAAAACCCACAACCAGCTAAGTTCCAAACCATCTTAATACTTTTCGGAAAATATAAGGAAAATACTATGCACACTTTATTTGAACCTGTTCAGTACGGCAGCATCGCTACGTCTAACCGATTTGTAATGGCACCTATGAGCCGTAACCGGGCCACAGAACACGGCCATGCAACGGCGCTGATGGCAACCTATTACGGTCAGCGCGCGAGTGCCGGGTTGATCATCTCTGAAGGCATACAACCCAGCCAGGTTGGTCAGGGTTATATGAATTCGCCTGGACTGCACACACTGCCGCAGGCAAAAAGCTGGCAACAAGTAACCGATTCGGTACACGCACAAGGCGGCAAAATTGTTGCACAGCTCATGCACTGTGGTCGCATAGGTCACCCCAGCCTGTATCCCAGTGCACACCAGTCTGTCGCCCCCAGTGCCATAACAGCGCAAGGTAAGACGTATACGCCGGATGGTATGAAAGACTTTGCCCCACCCCGGGCGCTCACAATGGATGAAATCCAAAGTACAATTTCAGACTACGTACAAGCGGCCAGATACGCCATTGAGGGCGGCTTTGATGGGGTTGAAATCCACGCTGGCAACGGGTTTCTGCCGCACCAGTTTCTGGCCAACAATACCAATCAGCGACAAGACTGCTATGGTGGCAGCATTGAAAATCGAACACGTTTTACGCTGGAAATAGTCGCGGCAGTATCAGACGCGATTGGCGCCGATCGCGTCGGCTTGCGTATTTCGCCTCACAATACCTTCAACGATATCGCCGAAACGGACAGCGAACAGTTATACAGTGCGCTGATTCAAGCACTGCCCACTAATTTGGCTTATCTACACATAATGGAAGCTGCATCCCGTGCAACCAGTGACGCAATACGTCAAGTATGGAAAGGGGCATTGATCCTGAACCCACATAACCGCTGGGAAGATGGACCCGTCACGCCAGCAATTGCTGACAAGGTATTGCAACAAGATCTGTGCGATGGAGTGAGTCTGGGTGCTTTATTTGTCGCAAACCCGGATCTGGTAGAACGAGTCAGGCAGAACGCACCTTTAAATGAAATGGATGACAGCACCCTGTACGGCGGTGACGCCAAGGGTTACACGGATTACCCGACACTAAACGAAGTTGCTCAGGCGGTATAAATCAACAAACAAGGGGTGACCAGTCACCCCTTCTTATACAAACCTGTTAATTACATCCTTCCCAGGTCTGGCAACGACGTTGTGTCAGACAATCTGCGTCCCACGTCATGCAATAGTACTTTTGCTCTGTCCAGCAAGCGTAGTAAGAACCCGCGCCACCAGCGACATTCGGTGTTTGACCTTCCAGCGCTTTGCCGGAGAACGTTAAACGTTTGAGCTGCTTTTTATTTAGATTAAGCTTCATCACAGTTTCCTT is a window of Pseudoalteromonas sp. R3 DNA encoding:
- a CDS encoding glycoside hydrolase family protein, translated to MTIMNTVEQIKKHEGFRRFPYYCTAGKLTIGYGRNLEQNGIAEEEAEQLLAQDVANAQAGVRRRVDTSYCNEARQAVLTNMAFNLGVQGLLGFSNMLDAVQNGDFERAALEMLDSRWARQVPERAQELAQQMLSGQWQS
- the ettA gene encoding energy-dependent translational throttle protein EttA codes for the protein MAQYIYTMSRVSKVVPPKRTILKDISLCFFPGAKIGVLGLNGAGKSTLLRIMAGVDTEFEGEARPQPGTKIGYLPQEPVLDESKTVRETIEEAVSEVKRALSRLDEVYAEYAMEDADFDALAKEQGELEAIIQAHDGHNLDNALERAADALRLPEWDAKIEHLSGGERRRVAICRLLLEKPDMLLLDEPTNHLDAESVAWLERFLHDYEGTVVAITHDRYFLDNVAGWILELDRGHGIPWEGNYSSWLEQKDARLKQEEKSEKARQKSIEKELEWVRSNPKGRQAKSKARMAQFSELQQSDYQKRNETNELFIPPGPRLGDQVIEVNNLTKSFGDRVLIDNLSFSVPKGAIVGIIGANGAGKSTLFRMLSGQHQPDSGEIVLGETVELATVEQFRDDMDGNNTVFQEVSDGQDILKIGNFEVPSRAYVGRFNFKGNDQQKFVKELSGGERNRLHLAKLLKAGGNVILLDEPTNDLDVETLRALENAILEFPGCVMCISHDRWFLDRIATHILDYRDEGQVNFFDGNYTEYEEWLKKTYGAEAAEPKRIKYKKIG
- a CDS encoding DMT family transporter — encoded protein: MAVQTCRAHPMVVTRRYGCSCYLGSTYVVTTEMLPADSPLMAAVFRALPAGLLLLFFTRVLPQGRWWLRTLILGVLNIGGFFYCLFVTAYQLPGSVAALVMSSQPILVMILGALFLKESLKLNQFIACLTGIAGLSILVLEPSMVLPAQGVLAGLAGAASMATGLVLTKKWGKPEGVSVATFTGWQLTVGGLFLLPFGLIQEGLPATFTVNNLLGYGYLSLVGALLAYLIWFKAIEQLPVFSVSFVSFASPLSAALLGYFILDETLTFNQLLGAGAIVLAIVISQRHAFAPSKVAGSSTKTHNQLSSKPS
- a CDS encoding helix-turn-helix transcriptional regulator — translated: MKQYMYAKPRLTQQKRTPLGADILRFARRLRGYTQAESAAHYGVEERTLRRWENKEYSPRWNDVVGLVEDVYSLDILEVIGKINDDDTTNH
- a CDS encoding alkene reductase, which gives rise to MHTLFEPVQYGSIATSNRFVMAPMSRNRATEHGHATALMATYYGQRASAGLIISEGIQPSQVGQGYMNSPGLHTLPQAKSWQQVTDSVHAQGGKIVAQLMHCGRIGHPSLYPSAHQSVAPSAITAQGKTYTPDGMKDFAPPRALTMDEIQSTISDYVQAARYAIEGGFDGVEIHAGNGFLPHQFLANNTNQRQDCYGGSIENRTRFTLEIVAAVSDAIGADRVGLRISPHNTFNDIAETDSEQLYSALIQALPTNLAYLHIMEAASRATSDAIRQVWKGALILNPHNRWEDGPVTPAIADKVLQQDLCDGVSLGALFVANPDLVERVRQNAPLNEMDDSTLYGGDAKGYTDYPTLNEVAQAV
- a CDS encoding PilZ domain-containing protein → MKERRRFSRVLFSNPAVLMTASGDYRCEVIDLSLNGALLTLPVGYVPLKDEPASLRFALPQSDIQIAMEVQIRHIEEGHLGVHCSQIDLDSVTHLKRLIELNLGDDDVLHRDLEQLILHD